The proteins below come from a single Gossypium raimondii isolate GPD5lz chromosome 2, ASM2569854v1, whole genome shotgun sequence genomic window:
- the LOC105787481 gene encoding WEB family protein At2g17940, with the protein MEVEQGGAVVAIGRAEIDTRPPFRSVKEAVMLFGEKVLVAEIYGNKLKEMKIQQRESGKSQSKTATLTSELEETKQNLQKVKEEGNSMSHSIKVLKEELEKTKQDLHLLKVVESDKQQSEPDVKDFKFIKKTTKMELEPKPEEFQKKKYVNFASSPSIAQVTVNKEEVMEKPIPIKKVRRKVSITVIGWLFSKNK; encoded by the exons ATGGAGGTGGAGCAAGGCGGTGCCGTGGTTGCCATTGGGCGGGCGGAGATCGATACCCGGCCACCTTTTCGGTCAGTTAAGGAGGCTGTGATGTTGTTCGGAGAAAAAGTTCTAGTTGCAGAAATTTATGGCAATAAGCTCAAAGAG atGAAAATTCAGCAACGAGAAAGTGGAAAAAGTCAATCCAAGACTGCAACCTTAACATCAGAGCTAGAAGAAACAAAGCAAAACCTACAAAAAGTTAAAGAGGAAGGCAATTCAATGTCGCACAGCATAAAAGTACTTAAAGAAGAGcttgaaaaaacaaaacaagatcTGCATTTGCTCAAAGTAGTAGAGTCTGATAAGCAACAATCAGAGCCTGATGTAAAAGATTTCaagttcataaaaaaaacaaccaaaatggAACTAGAGCCAAAGCCTGAAGAGTTtcaaaagaagaaatatgtgaattttgcTAGTTCACCTTCAATAGCTCAAGTTACTGTCAACAAAGAGGAAGTGATGGAGAAACCAATACCAATTAAGAAAGTTAGAAGGAAAGTATCGATCACAGTGATTGGATGGCTTTTTTCAAAGAACAAATGA